Proteins encoded in a region of the Chelonoidis abingdonii isolate Lonesome George chromosome 2, CheloAbing_2.0, whole genome shotgun sequence genome:
- the LOC116815139 gene encoding ly6/PLAUR domain-containing protein 2-like, with the protein MKALLAVLLAGLVCMELAQSLRCYTCKEPTDLSACTLVSNCSENDTACRTTVHSVDSGYPFFGNITVSKSCAKMCIPSDPDGIGESHPDSCCRTDLCNTDGVPELTANAMAITAAALWTLLRVML; encoded by the exons ATGAAGGCGCTTCTGGCTGTACTGCTGGCTGGCCTTGTGTGCATGGAGCTAG CCCAGTCCTTGCGATGCTACACCTGCAAAGAACCGACAGATCTCTCTGCATGCACCTTGGTCAGCAACTGCTCTGAGAACGACACCGCGTGCAGGACAACTGTGCATTCTGTAGACTCTG GTTACCCCTTTTTCGGGAACATCACCGTCTCCAAATCCTGTGCTAAGATGTGCATACCCTCCGACCCGGATGGAATCGGGGAGTCCCACCCTGACTCGTGCTGTCGCACCGACCTGTGCAATACCGACGGCGTGCCAGAGCTGACAGCCAATGCCATGGCAATcacagctgccgctctctggaCCCTCCTGAGGGTCATGCTGTAG